One genomic window of Polynucleobacter sp. HIN11 includes the following:
- a CDS encoding ribonucleoside-diphosphate reductase subunit alpha, protein MTFADPQAAGQAGTTSHGGVSPVGNLTQTPSANYVAGGVGLAQTTQLSDYKIIRRNGSVVAFEPSKIAIAVTKAFLAVNGGQGAASARIREQVEQLTQNVVRALLRSRPNGGTFHIEDIQDQVELALMRSGEHNVARAYVLYREKRNQERAAQQSAAQEQVADPSLPSVQVNDNGVTKPLNVAALRSVIEAACEGLGNHIDANPIMTETIKNLYDGVPMAQVYDSAILASRTLIEKDPAYSQVTARILMHVIRKEILGREVLQGDMQSEYPNYFPQFIRKGIEAELLDPRLLEFDLSKISAALNADRDLQFNYLGLQTLYDRYFLHIEDHRIEMPQAFFMRVAMGLALNEPERERRAIEFYEVLSTFDFMSSTPTLFNSATLRSQLSSCYLTTVDDDLDGIYEALKENALLSKFAGGLGNDWTNVRALGSHIKGTNGKSQGVVPFLKVVNDTAVAVNQGGKRKGAVCAYLETWHLDIEEFLELRKNTGDDRRRTHDMNTSNWIPDLFMKRVMENGEWTLFSPSSTPDLHDKYGKAFEQAYIAYEKRAEAGEIKPSKKIPAVQLWRKMLAMLFETGHPWITYKDPCNIRSPQQHVGVVHSSNLCTEITLNTNETEIAVCNLGSVNLTAHMTTDADGQMVLDHAKLKKTIQTAMRMLDNVIDINYYAVAKARNSNMKHRPVGLGIMGFQDCLHMQRIPYASEAAVKFADTSMEAVCYYAYQASSELAKERGTYSSYQGSLWDRGILPQDTLKMLQEERGGYVEVDQSSTMDWNALRAQIKQYGMRNSNCVAIAPTATISNIIGVSACIEPTFQNLFVKSNLSGEFTVVNDYLVRDLKDRGLWDEVMIADLKYFDGTLSKIDRVPQDLRDLYATAFEVEPSWLVEAASRRQKWIDQAQSLNIYMAGASGKKLDDTYKLAWIRGLKTTYYLRTMAATHVEKSTVATGQLNAVSSGAASTAGAVAADGPVCTMRPGDPGFEECEACQ, encoded by the coding sequence ATGACCTTCGCCGATCCTCAAGCAGCTGGCCAAGCAGGTACCACGAGTCATGGAGGCGTTAGCCCCGTCGGTAATTTGACTCAAACCCCATCCGCCAACTATGTGGCCGGTGGTGTAGGTCTTGCTCAAACCACCCAGCTTTCAGACTACAAAATCATTCGTCGTAATGGTTCGGTAGTTGCTTTTGAGCCCTCGAAAATTGCCATTGCTGTGACCAAAGCATTTTTGGCGGTCAATGGTGGTCAGGGCGCAGCTTCAGCACGGATTCGTGAGCAAGTTGAGCAATTGACCCAAAACGTGGTTCGTGCGCTATTGCGCAGCCGTCCCAATGGCGGAACCTTTCATATTGAAGATATTCAGGATCAGGTTGAATTGGCCTTGATGCGTAGTGGTGAGCATAACGTTGCTCGGGCTTACGTGCTTTATCGCGAAAAGCGCAACCAGGAACGTGCTGCGCAGCAAAGCGCGGCCCAAGAGCAGGTTGCCGACCCAAGTCTGCCTTCTGTTCAAGTGAACGATAACGGTGTTACTAAGCCCCTAAACGTGGCTGCTTTGCGCAGTGTGATTGAGGCGGCATGCGAGGGATTGGGTAACCACATTGATGCTAACCCCATCATGACCGAGACCATCAAGAATCTCTATGACGGTGTTCCCATGGCTCAAGTCTATGACTCGGCTATTTTGGCATCGCGTACCCTGATCGAAAAAGACCCTGCGTATAGCCAGGTGACCGCTCGTATTTTGATGCATGTGATTCGGAAAGAAATTCTGGGGCGTGAGGTCTTGCAAGGCGATATGCAGTCTGAGTATCCGAATTATTTCCCCCAATTTATTCGTAAGGGAATTGAGGCGGAGCTACTGGACCCCCGCCTTTTAGAGTTTGACCTGAGCAAAATCTCGGCAGCACTCAATGCCGATCGGGATTTGCAATTCAATTATTTGGGTCTCCAAACCCTCTATGACCGTTACTTCTTGCATATTGAAGACCATCGGATTGAGATGCCGCAGGCATTTTTCATGCGCGTGGCAATGGGCTTGGCTTTAAATGAGCCAGAGCGTGAGCGTCGTGCGATTGAGTTTTATGAGGTTCTTTCGACTTTTGACTTCATGTCGAGCACCCCAACCCTGTTTAACTCAGCAACTCTGCGCTCGCAGCTATCGAGTTGCTACCTCACCACGGTCGATGATGACTTGGATGGCATTTACGAGGCCTTGAAAGAGAATGCCTTGTTATCGAAGTTTGCTGGTGGTTTGGGTAATGACTGGACCAATGTGCGCGCCTTGGGCAGCCACATTAAGGGCACCAATGGTAAGTCGCAGGGTGTTGTTCCATTCCTAAAAGTTGTGAACGATACCGCTGTAGCCGTAAACCAAGGCGGCAAGCGCAAGGGTGCGGTTTGCGCCTACTTGGAGACCTGGCACTTGGATATCGAGGAGTTTTTGGAGCTTCGTAAGAATACCGGTGACGATCGCCGCCGCACCCACGATATGAATACTTCCAACTGGATCCCAGATTTATTTATGAAGCGGGTGATGGAAAACGGTGAGTGGACTTTATTTTCTCCATCAAGCACCCCCGATTTGCACGACAAGTATGGCAAAGCCTTTGAGCAGGCTTATATCGCCTATGAAAAGCGTGCTGAGGCCGGCGAAATTAAGCCATCGAAGAAGATCCCTGCAGTTCAGTTATGGCGCAAGATGTTGGCCATGCTATTTGAGACCGGCCATCCTTGGATTACCTACAAAGATCCTTGCAATATTCGTAGCCCTCAACAGCATGTAGGCGTGGTGCATTCATCCAATTTGTGCACTGAAATCACCCTCAACACCAATGAGACTGAAATTGCCGTCTGTAATCTAGGCTCAGTCAATCTCACCGCTCATATGACCACTGATGCCGACGGTCAAATGGTGCTTGACCATGCCAAACTCAAGAAGACCATCCAGACCGCGATGCGCATGCTCGATAACGTGATCGATATCAATTACTATGCGGTTGCGAAGGCCCGTAACTCCAATATGAAGCATCGACCAGTTGGTCTTGGGATTATGGGCTTCCAAGATTGCTTGCACATGCAACGCATCCCCTACGCGAGTGAGGCGGCGGTCAAGTTTGCTGATACCTCGATGGAAGCGGTTTGCTATTACGCCTATCAGGCATCGAGTGAGCTTGCTAAGGAGCGTGGCACCTACAGCAGTTATCAAGGATCGCTGTGGGATCGCGGCATTTTGCCCCAAGATACCCTTAAGATGCTCCAAGAGGAGCGCGGTGGTTATGTTGAGGTAGATCAGTCAAGCACCATGGATTGGAATGCACTCCGTGCTCAAATTAAGCAATACGGTATGCGTAACTCCAATTGCGTCGCAATTGCCCCAACTGCAACGATCTCGAATATTATTGGTGTCTCGGCCTGCATTGAGCCCACATTCCAGAATTTGTTTGTGAAATCCAATCTTTCTGGTGAGTTCACCGTGGTGAATGATTACTTGGTGCGGGATTTGAAAGATCGCGGTCTATGGGATGAGGTCATGATTGCCGATTTGAAGTATTTTGACGGTACTCTGTCTAAAATTGATCGCGTTCCCCAAGATCTGCGCGATTTGTATGCGACTGCCTTTGAGGTTGAGCCAAGCTGGTTGGTTGAGGCTGCTTCACGTCGCCAAAAGTGGATCGATCAAGCTCAATCGCTCAATATCTATATGGCCGGCGCATCCGGTAAGAAGTTGGACGACACCTATAAGTTGGCCTGGATTCGGGGATTAAAAACCACCTATTACTTGCGGACCATGGCAGCGACCCATGTTGAGAAATCAACGGTCGCCACAGGTCAACTCAATGCAGTCTCTAGTGGGGCAGCAAGTACCGCAGGGGCAGTTGCTGCGGATGGCCCGGTTTGCACGATGCGTCCTGGCGATCCGGGGTTTGAGGAATGTGAAGCTTGTCAATAA
- a CDS encoding ribonucleotide-diphosphate reductase subunit beta, translated as MLNWDEEVAPALAKAGFVPPPSPMAVPPVQVAPVADQVAVAPPVQAAAKPVADATERRVNVADKRVINGTTDVNQLVPFKYKWAWEKYLAGCANHWMPQEINMNRDIALWKDPNGLTEDERRIIKRNLGFFVTADSLAANNIVLGTYRQITAPECRQYLLRQAFEEAIHTHAYQYIVESLGLDQAEIFNAYHEVPSIRDKDEFLIPFIDVLTDPAFKTGTLENDQKLLRSLIVFACVMEGLFFYVGFTQILAMGRQNKMMGAAEQYQYILRDESMHCNFGIDLINQIKLENPQLWTSAFKEEIRGIFEKAVELEYRYAEDTMPRGVLGLNAPMFKSYLRFICNRRCMQIGLDAMYPNEENPFPWMSEMIDLKKERNFFETRVIEYQTGGALSWE; from the coding sequence ATGTTGAACTGGGATGAAGAAGTCGCTCCAGCCCTTGCTAAGGCAGGGTTTGTGCCGCCACCCTCGCCAATGGCCGTTCCGCCAGTGCAAGTTGCCCCTGTAGCCGACCAGGTTGCGGTTGCTCCTCCGGTGCAAGCGGCAGCAAAACCAGTAGCCGATGCCACTGAGCGTCGGGTTAATGTGGCAGATAAGCGAGTCATTAACGGTACGACAGACGTTAATCAGCTAGTTCCCTTCAAGTACAAATGGGCTTGGGAGAAGTACCTAGCCGGCTGCGCTAACCACTGGATGCCCCAAGAAATCAATATGAATCGCGATATTGCGCTTTGGAAAGACCCTAATGGCCTGACCGAAGATGAGCGTCGCATTATTAAGCGTAATTTAGGTTTCTTTGTAACCGCGGACTCCTTGGCAGCGAATAACATCGTATTAGGAACCTATCGCCAGATTACCGCTCCAGAGTGCCGTCAGTATTTATTGCGCCAGGCTTTTGAAGAGGCCATCCACACCCATGCCTACCAGTACATTGTTGAGTCCTTGGGTCTGGATCAAGCCGAAATCTTCAATGCTTACCATGAGGTTCCCTCGATTCGGGACAAAGACGAGTTCTTGATTCCGTTTATTGATGTACTCACCGATCCCGCTTTTAAGACCGGTACTCTTGAAAACGATCAAAAGCTATTGCGCTCCCTGATTGTTTTTGCCTGCGTGATGGAAGGTTTATTCTTTTATGTTGGTTTTACGCAAATCCTTGCGATGGGCCGTCAAAACAAAATGATGGGGGCAGCGGAGCAGTATCAATACATCTTGCGTGATGAGTCGATGCATTGCAATTTTGGTATCGATTTGATCAACCAAATCAAGCTGGAGAACCCGCAGTTATGGACTTCCGCGTTCAAAGAAGAGATTCGCGGCATCTTCGAAAAAGCGGTTGAATTAGAGTATCGCTACGCTGAAGATACGATGCCAAGAGGGGTGCTTGGATTGAATGCTCCCATGTTCAAAAGCTACCTGCGCTTCATCTGCAATCGTCGTTGTATGCAAATAGGACTTGACGCGATGTATCCAAATGAAGAGAATCCATTTCCATGGATGTCAGAAATGATAGATCTGAAAAAAGAGAGAAACTTTTTTGAGACCAGAGTGATTGAGTATCAAACCGGTGGTGCGCTGAGTTGGGAGTAA
- a CDS encoding carbohydrate kinase family protein, producing the protein MASIICGSIAYDTIMTFEGRFQDQILPEQIHILNVAFLVPSMRREFGGCAGNIGYNLQLLGGKPMIMATVGADADPYLTHLERIGMSRQFIKKLDQAFTAQAMITTDLANNQITAFHPGAMNDSHLNRVDDCVASLDQKDQHIGIVAPDGRIGMWEQCHQFAEAKIPFIFDPGQGLPMFNGQELLELVDLAAYVAVNDYEGEMLCQRTGLSLNELASRLDALIVTKGAQGAQIHAQGKVIDIPAVPAEKIADPTGCGDAFRGGLLYGLEKGLDWETTGRLASLMGSIKIAHQGPQNHQPTRKEISDRFKAAFGTAIAL; encoded by the coding sequence ATGGCAAGTATTATTTGTGGTTCCATTGCGTATGACACCATCATGACCTTTGAGGGTCGCTTCCAGGATCAAATTCTTCCAGAACAAATCCATATTCTGAACGTCGCCTTCTTAGTTCCTAGCATGCGCCGAGAATTTGGCGGATGCGCTGGCAATATTGGCTATAACCTCCAACTGCTTGGCGGCAAACCAATGATCATGGCGACCGTGGGGGCAGATGCAGATCCCTACCTCACCCATCTCGAGAGAATTGGGATGAGCCGCCAGTTCATTAAAAAACTCGATCAAGCCTTTACGGCTCAAGCGATGATTACTACCGATCTTGCCAATAACCAGATCACCGCCTTTCATCCTGGAGCCATGAATGACTCCCACTTAAATCGTGTCGATGACTGTGTGGCTAGTCTAGATCAAAAGGATCAACACATCGGTATCGTTGCCCCCGATGGCCGAATTGGCATGTGGGAGCAGTGCCATCAATTTGCGGAGGCGAAGATTCCATTTATTTTTGATCCAGGCCAAGGGTTGCCAATGTTTAACGGCCAAGAACTGCTTGAGCTCGTCGATTTAGCCGCCTATGTGGCTGTAAACGACTATGAGGGTGAAATGCTGTGCCAGCGTACCGGCTTATCCCTAAACGAGCTGGCAAGTCGCCTCGACGCCTTAATCGTGACGAAAGGAGCTCAAGGAGCGCAGATTCATGCACAAGGCAAAGTCATTGATATCCCCGCAGTTCCCGCTGAGAAGATTGCGGATCCAACCGGTTGTGGTGATGCATTCCGGGGAGGTCTGCTGTATGGCCTTGAAAAAGGTTTGGATTGGGAGACAACCGGACGCTTAGCCAGCCTCATGGGATCGATCAAAATTGCGCATCAAGGGCCTCAAAACCATCAACCCACTCGCAAGGAAATTAGCGATCGCTTCAAAGCAGCTTTTGGTACTGCTATCGCTCTCTAA
- a CDS encoding DUF3426 domain-containing protein, with protein MTKHGGFHLRKLLITVGILMMIGFLVAMSLWRVPILHFFAPNLDKNPNLIALRSFELLQTVDRGICEVLPCDQRAVIDFTAWRFLLANLGMDDSKRGIEVQSILQIELQNRLLVPVAIPHLELTLSDADEKTIARILMSPEEWLPKTWQSAHPSFLLTGAPPKELFNLSLPLQLPANAAGYRLRVAYPSSTQPPSL; from the coding sequence ATGACAAAACATGGGGGGTTTCATCTACGCAAACTTTTGATCACTGTTGGCATATTAATGATGATCGGCTTCCTAGTCGCAATGAGCCTTTGGCGTGTGCCAATTTTGCATTTTTTTGCACCCAACCTAGATAAAAACCCCAACCTAATTGCCTTACGTAGCTTTGAATTGCTACAAACTGTTGATCGGGGAATTTGCGAAGTCTTGCCCTGTGACCAGAGGGCTGTAATTGATTTCACGGCCTGGCGCTTTCTACTTGCCAATCTCGGAATGGATGACAGTAAGCGCGGCATTGAGGTTCAATCCATTTTGCAAATCGAGCTACAAAATCGTTTATTGGTCCCAGTTGCAATCCCCCATTTGGAGCTAACGCTTAGCGACGCCGATGAAAAAACTATTGCTCGTATTCTGATGAGCCCTGAGGAGTGGCTCCCCAAAACCTGGCAAAGCGCCCATCCCAGCTTTTTACTAACGGGAGCGCCACCTAAAGAACTATTTAACCTATCGCTACCCTTGCAGCTTCCAGCGAATGCTGCGGGTTATCGCTTACGTGTAGCATATCCATCCTCCACCCAACCCCCATCCCTATAG
- the accC gene encoding acetyl-CoA carboxylase biotin carboxylase subunit, which produces MFDKILIANRGEIALRIQRACRELGIKTVVVYSTADKDAKYVKLADEAVCIGPAPSTQSYLNMPAIISAAEVTDAEAIHPGYGFLSENADFAERVEKSGFAFIGPRPESIRLMGDKVSAKNAMIKAGVPCVPGSAGALPTDNPKEILATAKRVGYPVIIKAAGGGGGRGMRVVHTEAALISAVNMTREEAGRAFGNPEVYMEKFLERPRHVEIQVLADTHGNAVWLGERDCSMQRRHQKVIEEAPAPGIDRKLIAKIGERCADACKKIGYRGAGTFEFLYEKGEFFFIEMNTRVQVEHPVTEMITGIDIVQEQIKIAAGQKLGFRQRDIVFKGHAIECRLNAEDPFKFTPSPGRIQSWHMPGGPGIRVDSHAYSGYLVPPNYDSMIGKLIAYGATREQAIRRMRIALSEMVIDGILTNVPLHRELMLDSKFVEGGTSIHYLEQRLEEQSATRGEK; this is translated from the coding sequence ATGTTTGACAAAATACTGATCGCCAATCGTGGCGAAATTGCGCTGCGAATTCAACGAGCCTGCCGAGAATTGGGCATTAAAACGGTCGTGGTGTATTCCACGGCAGATAAAGATGCGAAATACGTAAAGCTTGCTGATGAGGCAGTTTGCATTGGACCGGCACCCTCGACCCAAAGCTATCTGAACATGCCAGCAATTATTTCTGCCGCTGAAGTCACCGATGCCGAAGCCATTCATCCAGGCTATGGATTTCTCTCAGAGAATGCGGATTTTGCTGAGCGGGTTGAAAAGTCTGGGTTTGCGTTTATCGGCCCGAGACCGGAGTCGATCCGCTTGATGGGCGACAAGGTCTCAGCGAAAAATGCCATGATTAAGGCAGGGGTTCCCTGCGTTCCCGGATCAGCCGGCGCTTTACCCACTGACAATCCAAAAGAAATTCTGGCGACCGCCAAGCGTGTAGGCTACCCGGTCATCATCAAAGCTGCAGGTGGTGGCGGAGGGCGCGGTATGCGTGTGGTTCACACCGAAGCAGCCCTGATTAGTGCCGTGAACATGACCCGTGAGGAAGCGGGTCGCGCCTTTGGCAATCCCGAAGTCTATATGGAGAAGTTTTTAGAGCGCCCACGGCACGTGGAAATTCAAGTCTTAGCCGATACCCATGGAAATGCGGTTTGGCTGGGTGAGCGAGACTGCTCGATGCAGCGTCGCCACCAAAAAGTGATTGAAGAGGCACCGGCTCCAGGAATCGATCGCAAACTAATTGCCAAGATTGGAGAGCGCTGTGCTGATGCCTGTAAAAAGATAGGCTATCGCGGTGCTGGTACCTTTGAATTTCTCTATGAAAAGGGTGAGTTCTTTTTCATTGAGATGAACACCCGCGTGCAAGTGGAGCACCCGGTAACCGAAATGATCACTGGGATTGATATTGTTCAAGAGCAAATCAAGATTGCAGCCGGTCAAAAACTAGGTTTTCGGCAACGCGATATCGTCTTTAAGGGCCATGCGATTGAATGTCGCTTAAATGCGGAGGATCCCTTTAAGTTCACTCCCAGCCCAGGTCGAATTCAGTCATGGCATATGCCTGGCGGCCCGGGCATTCGCGTTGACTCGCATGCCTATAGCGGGTATCTAGTGCCCCCGAACTATGATTCGATGATCGGTAAGTTAATTGCCTATGGGGCTACACGTGAGCAAGCAATTCGTCGCATGCGGATTGCCCTCTCCGAAATGGTGATCGATGGCATTCTCACTAACGTGCCCCTGCATCGCGAGCTGATGCTCGACTCAAAATTTGTAGAGGGCGGCACGAGCATTCATTACCTTGAACAACGCCTTGAGGAGCAATCTGCGACTCGTGGTGAAAAGTAG
- the accB gene encoding acetyl-CoA carboxylase biotin carboxyl carrier protein: protein MDLRKLKTLIDLVSESGISELEVSEGEDKVKIVNARHSGSVANAPAATPMGTMVVPAPIQPEVPTASVVATPQASAAPEGFVQKSPMVGTFYRSPNPEAPAFVNVGDTVTVGQTLCIIEAMKLLNEIESEKAGVIKQILCENGQGVEFDQPLFVIA from the coding sequence ATGGACTTACGAAAACTCAAAACCCTGATCGACTTAGTTTCTGAATCTGGAATCTCCGAACTAGAGGTGAGCGAAGGTGAAGACAAAGTCAAGATTGTGAATGCTCGCCATTCTGGCTCCGTTGCAAATGCTCCCGCAGCGACGCCCATGGGTACCATGGTCGTACCAGCACCGATCCAACCCGAAGTTCCAACTGCCTCGGTTGTTGCTACCCCACAAGCAAGTGCCGCGCCAGAGGGGTTCGTACAGAAGTCCCCGATGGTAGGAACCTTTTATCGCTCCCCCAATCCTGAGGCACCTGCTTTCGTGAATGTGGGCGATACCGTAACTGTTGGTCAAACCTTATGCATTATTGAAGCCATGAAGCTTCTCAATGAAATTGAATCGGAGAAAGCAGGGGTAATCAAACAAATCCTGTGCGAGAACGGTCAAGGCGTTGAATTTGACCAACCGCTATTCGTCATCGCCTAA
- the aroQ gene encoding type II 3-dehydroquinate dehydratase translates to MPTNHSNSSVLLLNGPNLNLLGTREPEVYGKTTLEDITKRMAELAKNAGISLESFQSNHEGELIDRVQKAKKDGIGFIIINPGGFTHTSVALRDALAGVAIPFIEVHLSNIHQREEFRKHSYFSDLAMGVICGLGAQGYELALAAIQNKLASH, encoded by the coding sequence ATGCCTACTAACCATTCAAATTCCTCTGTTTTGCTTCTAAATGGTCCTAATTTAAACCTTCTCGGCACTAGAGAGCCTGAGGTTTATGGCAAAACAACCCTTGAAGACATTACGAAGCGCATGGCCGAGCTTGCTAAAAATGCCGGAATTTCGCTGGAAAGCTTTCAAAGCAATCATGAGGGTGAACTAATTGATCGAGTTCAGAAGGCAAAAAAGGATGGTATTGGTTTCATCATCATTAATCCAGGTGGATTTACTCACACCAGCGTTGCCCTGCGCGATGCTTTAGCTGGTGTAGCGATCCCTTTTATTGAAGTGCACCTCTCGAATATTCACCAGCGTGAAGAATTTCGCAAACATTCTTATTTTTCAGACCTAGCCATGGGCGTGATTTGCGGTCTAGGCGCCCAGGGTTATGAACTGGCATTGGCAGCAATTCAGAACAAACTGGCTTCTCATTAA
- a CDS encoding TlpA family protein disulfide reductase: MNRRHFLIGSVVAIVAAVAGAFIANRRTALQSASQEAVKALFDREWFSPDQKPISTQDWRNKVLVINFWASWCPPCVEEMPALDKVQGEYDPKKMLIVGIGIDSPSNIRQFIETTIISYPIVLGGLGGNDINKMLGNPSGALPFTVVINAKGDITGRKLGKISEDELRKLIKDAI, encoded by the coding sequence ATGAACCGTCGTCATTTTCTAATTGGAAGTGTGGTCGCAATTGTTGCCGCAGTAGCAGGCGCTTTTATTGCCAATCGCAGAACTGCCCTCCAATCTGCCTCCCAAGAGGCAGTCAAAGCTCTTTTTGACCGTGAGTGGTTCTCTCCAGACCAAAAGCCCATTTCAACCCAAGATTGGAGAAATAAGGTTTTGGTCATCAATTTTTGGGCCTCCTGGTGCCCGCCATGCGTTGAAGAAATGCCCGCCTTAGACAAAGTTCAAGGGGAATATGATCCTAAAAAGATGCTAATTGTCGGTATCGGTATCGATTCACCCTCGAATATTCGTCAATTTATTGAAACTACCATTATTTCTTATCCCATTGTTTTAGGTGGACTTGGTGGCAACGACATCAACAAAATGCTAGGAAACCCATCGGGAGCCCTACCCTTCACGGTAGTGATCAATGCCAAAGGGGATATCACAGGTAGAAAATTAGGCAAGATCAGCGAAGATGAGCTTAGAAAGCTTATTAAAGACGCAATTTAA
- the mpl gene encoding UDP-N-acetylmuramate:L-alanyl-gamma-D-glutamyl-meso-diaminopimelate ligase: MHIHILGICGTFMGGIAAIARQAGHEVTGCDANVYPPMSTQLEAQGIQLIEGYSPDQLREFKSKPDLFLIGNVVSRGNPLLEEILNQGLPYTSAPQWLGEQVLSGRHVLAVAGTHGKTTTTAMLTWILERNHRKPGYLIGGVPLNFSVSARLGDGNYFVIEADEYDTAFFDKRSKFVHYRPRTAILNNLEFDHADIFSDLAAIETQFHHLVRTIPQTGLVLANGSQQSLDRVLERGVWSPVERFGYGDCDWALEDIENAAGKRGADFAVFYQGKKCTEVHWAEGSGVMGVHNQLNALAAIAAAHHIGITPEESAFALAEFKNVKRRLELIGEQHQIRVYDDFAHHPTAIATTIDGLRKQVGEARILAVLEPRSNTMKLGVMKSQLPDSLREADLVFAYGAISGKDALGWDLQESIAPLGSKAKSFHDLGRLVEAVCGEAKPHDHILVMSNGGFGGDHQKILARLERLSP; this comes from the coding sequence ATGCATATTCATATCTTGGGCATTTGTGGCACCTTCATGGGTGGAATCGCGGCAATTGCCAGGCAGGCCGGTCATGAGGTAACCGGATGTGATGCAAATGTTTATCCACCAATGAGTACCCAGCTCGAAGCCCAAGGTATTCAATTAATCGAAGGATACTCCCCCGATCAACTACGTGAATTTAAATCGAAACCCGATTTATTTCTGATTGGGAACGTGGTCTCTAGGGGAAACCCCCTGCTCGAGGAGATTTTGAATCAGGGCTTGCCATATACCTCGGCCCCTCAGTGGCTTGGCGAGCAAGTTTTATCAGGTAGGCATGTCTTGGCTGTTGCTGGAACGCATGGCAAAACTACAACGACGGCCATGCTCACCTGGATTTTGGAGCGTAATCACCGTAAACCCGGATATTTAATTGGTGGTGTGCCATTGAACTTTTCAGTATCAGCGCGCTTAGGTGATGGGAACTATTTTGTGATCGAGGCGGATGAGTACGACACCGCTTTTTTTGATAAGCGCAGTAAGTTTGTGCACTATCGGCCCCGAACTGCGATTCTCAATAACCTCGAGTTTGATCATGCGGATATCTTTAGCGATTTGGCTGCGATTGAAACCCAATTTCATCATTTAGTCCGAACCATTCCGCAAACCGGTTTGGTGCTTGCCAATGGTTCACAACAGTCATTGGATCGCGTACTCGAACGTGGTGTGTGGTCTCCCGTCGAACGGTTTGGTTACGGTGACTGCGATTGGGCGTTAGAAGATATTGAGAATGCGGCTGGTAAACGCGGCGCTGATTTTGCAGTCTTTTATCAGGGCAAGAAATGCACAGAGGTTCATTGGGCTGAAGGCTCTGGAGTGATGGGCGTTCATAATCAACTCAATGCGCTAGCAGCGATTGCGGCTGCCCATCATATCGGCATCACCCCAGAAGAATCTGCTTTTGCTTTGGCAGAGTTCAAAAATGTCAAACGACGCCTAGAGCTCATTGGTGAGCAACATCAGATTCGTGTATACGATGATTTTGCCCATCATCCAACGGCAATTGCTACCACTATTGATGGATTACGTAAACAAGTGGGTGAGGCACGAATTCTGGCGGTGCTTGAGCCGCGCTCCAACACCATGAAGCTTGGAGTTATGAAGTCTCAGCTTCCGGATAGCTTGAGAGAAGCCGATTTGGTATTTGCCTATGGAGCAATTAGTGGCAAAGATGCCCTAGGTTGGGATTTGCAAGAATCGATCGCGCCATTGGGGTCTAAGGCGAAAAGCTTTCATGATCTTGGGCGCTTAGTTGAAGCGGTATGTGGTGAAGCTAAACCCCATGATCATATTTTGGTGATGAGCAATGGTGGCTTTGGCGGTGATCATCAAAAAATTCTGGCTCGCTTAGAGCGCCTGAGTCCCTAA
- a CDS encoding beta-ketoacyl-ACP reductase, protein MRLRNKVALITGAAKGIGFATTKRFAEEGAKVMLADLNEAAVMDAVGQLKHAEPYVLDVTDRASIQRAVDDIIAKHHRIDILINNAGITQDARLVKMTEEQFDAVIDVNLKGVFNCTQLVVPHMLEAKKGAIVNASSVVGIYGNFGQTNYSATKFGVIGFTKTWAREFGQKGIRVNAVCPGFIATEMVKAMPENILQSIEQRSWMARLGTPEEMANVYLFLASDEASYVNGVTIEASGGISL, encoded by the coding sequence ATGCGTTTACGAAACAAAGTGGCACTCATTACTGGAGCAGCCAAAGGAATTGGTTTTGCAACTACTAAACGGTTTGCCGAGGAGGGAGCCAAGGTCATGTTGGCCGATCTAAATGAAGCTGCGGTAATGGACGCTGTCGGCCAACTCAAGCATGCGGAGCCCTATGTGTTGGATGTCACCGATCGAGCCAGTATTCAGCGTGCGGTTGACGACATCATCGCCAAACATCATCGCATTGATATATTGATTAACAACGCAGGAATTACTCAAGATGCCCGCTTGGTGAAAATGACCGAAGAGCAATTTGATGCAGTGATCGATGTTAATCTCAAAGGCGTTTTTAATTGCACCCAATTGGTGGTTCCCCATATGCTAGAAGCAAAAAAGGGTGCGATCGTCAATGCCTCGAGTGTGGTCGGTATCTACGGTAATTTTGGTCAAACCAATTACTCAGCAACTAAATTTGGCGTGATTGGATTTACCAAAACCTGGGCCCGTGAGTTCGGGCAAAAAGGGATTCGGGTGAATGCTGTGTGTCCTGGATTTATTGCAACCGAGATGGTCAAGGCGATGCCCGAGAACATTTTGCAAAGTATTGAGCAGCGTTCGTGGATGGCGCGCTTAGGCACTCCCGAGGAAATGGCGAATGTGTATCTATTTCTAGCGAGCGATGAAGCCAGTTATGTCAATGGTGTAACCATCGAGGCTAGTGGCGGGATTTCGCTTTAA